From a single Capsicum annuum cultivar UCD-10X-F1 chromosome 12, UCD10Xv1.1, whole genome shotgun sequence genomic region:
- the LOC107849110 gene encoding uncharacterized protein LOC107849110, with protein sequence MTIKEMVDEEGAPKVVEGDDQKKNELQCDLLSPLKIPPTFPQKLKKKKENVKLKKPITKLRNLSINTLLLEAIQEIMGHDKLIKKLMSKKHLVDGETIEVNHGCRPIMISAMAEKNDGLGEFTFPCTIGTHKFEKALCDLGASINLIPYAIYKRFCLGTSTPTIMRLFMEDHSIKRPFRVLFDVVVKVDGFILPTDFVVLDCEIYQDLTINLERPFLASWSKGDEIPSAK encoded by the coding sequence ATGACAATTAAAGAGATGGTTGATGAGGAGGGAGCTCCTAAAGTAGTTGAGGGTGATGACCAAAAGAAAAATGAACTGCAATGTGACCTCTTGTCTCCATTGAAAATCCCTCCTACATTCCCacaaaaacttaagaaaaaaaaggagaatgtCAAACTCAAGAAGCCCATCACTAAGCTTAGGAATCTTTCAATCAATACCCTATTGCTAGAAGCTATTCAAGAAATTATGGGACATGATAAGCTAATAAAGAAATTGATGTCCAAGAAGCACCTTGTAGATGGTGAGACCATTGAAGTAAACCATGGTTGTAGACCTATCATGATTAGTGCTATGGCAGAAAAGAATGATGGGCTAGGGGAATTTACATTCCCTTGCACCATTGGGACACACAAATTTGAGAAAGCATtgtgtgaccttggtgcaagcataaatttgataccATATGCAATATATAAAAGGTTTTGTTTGGGTACCTCTACTCCCACAATCATGAGGCTCTTCATGGAAGATCACTCTATTAAAAGACCTTTTAGAGTCTTGTTTGATGTTGTGGTTAAGGTCGATGGTTTCATTCTTCCGACAGACTTTGTTGTACTTGATTGTGAAATCTACCAAGATCTAACTATTAATCTTGAGAGACCCTTCCTAGCATCATGGAGCAAGGGAGATGAAATTCCAAGTGCCAAATGA